The genomic interval TTCTTATCAACGTGTGGAGACCTTAGCACACAATAGCGGCTAATATGCGTTGGAAGCGGCACTGGCCCTGCGACCCTTGCGCCGGTTCTCTTGGCGGTATCCACAATTTCCACAGAAGAGCGGTCAAGCAATCTGTGATCGAACGATTTTAATTTTATTCTTATTTTAGAAGCACGACTCATTTATAAATTACCTTCTACCCTTTACTCCGTAATTTTAGTAACAACACCAGCACCCACTGTT from Thermodesulfobacteriota bacterium carries:
- the rpsJ gene encoding 30S ribosomal protein S10, whose translation is MSRASKIRIKLKSFDHRLLDRSSVEIVDTAKRTGARVAGPVPLPTHISRYCVLRSPHVDKNSREHFEVRTHKRLVDILEPTQQTIDALMKLDLASGVEVEIKLTGS